The following are encoded together in the Salvia hispanica cultivar TCC Black 2014 chromosome 6, UniMelb_Shisp_WGS_1.0, whole genome shotgun sequence genome:
- the LOC125191700 gene encoding pathogenesis-related protein 1B-like, whose translation MGSSTISLFLILSFIAATASAQNLQQDFLDAHNRERELVDVKPMTWSTTVADYASNYAQSRSSDCREVYSLGPYGENVAAVSSLDSAENAVGTWVREKPFYDYESNSCMEGQVCWHYTQVVWRESTELGCALQQCDNGLVFAICCYNPRGNITAQLPY comes from the coding sequence ATGGGGTCTTCCACAATTTCTCTCTTCCTAATACTTTCCTTCATCGCCGCAACTGCTTCCGCACAGAATTTGCAACAGGACTTCCTGGACGCCCACAACCGCGAACGCGAGCTGGTGGACGTCAAGCCCATGACGTGGAGCACCACGGTGGCTGACTACGCCAGCAACTACGCCCAGAGCCGCTCCAGCGACTGCAGGGAGGTGTACTCCCTAGGGCCGTACGGGGAGAACGTGGCGGCCGTGTCAAGTCTGGATTCGGCGGAAAACGCCGTCGGCACTTGGGTGAGAGAGAAGCCATTCTATGACTACGAAAGCAACAGCTGCATGGAAGGACAAGTGTGCTGGCACTACACGCAGGTTGTTTGGCGAGAGTCAACAGAATTAGGCTGCGCGCTGCAGCAGTGCGATAACGGCCTTGTGTTCGCCATCTGCTGCTATAATCCACGGGGAAATATCACCGCCCAACTCCCCTACTAG